Proteins encoded in a region of the Streptomyces sp. NBC_00513 genome:
- a CDS encoding PepSY domain-containing protein — MSLDELQDAPARGAEVPPRHTAGGWAALRPLLLRTHFYAGLLIAPLLFIAAATGLLYAASWQAEKIVYADELTVPRVGERALPLSAQVRAAREAEPGGEVTAVWPAPDADDTTRVIMEKKGLAEGETLTVFVDPYTADVRGQLTTAGDALPLRAWLSEFHSSLQLGEFGRNYSELAASWLWVVALGGLALWIGRRRTRPARLVLPDRTATGRRRTLSWHGTVGLWAAAGLVVLSATGLTWSKYAGENIGQLQDRLGGATPSVTATLDGAGAAGGADEHAGHVMTDGMEMPPPAPTADVGIDKAVAAARAAGVTEDLRVTLPARGKGYVVKETDKQVPVHLDAVAVDPADGTVMDELRFADHPLLAKMTRFGIDLHMGLTFGLANQVALAALAVAVMFLVFWGYRMWWMRRPTKDRRLSVGRAQPRGAWRRLPATTLLPLAAVTALVGWFVPMLGISLLVFLLLDVALGFLARRRAASATGA; from the coding sequence ATGTCCCTTGACGAGCTTCAGGACGCCCCCGCCCGGGGCGCCGAGGTGCCACCCCGACACACCGCCGGAGGCTGGGCCGCGTTGCGGCCGCTGCTCCTGCGGACGCACTTCTACGCCGGGCTGCTGATCGCCCCGCTGCTGTTCATCGCCGCCGCCACCGGGCTGCTCTACGCCGCCTCCTGGCAGGCCGAGAAGATCGTCTACGCCGACGAACTGACCGTCCCCCGCGTGGGCGAGCGCGCCCTGCCGCTGAGCGCCCAGGTCCGGGCCGCCCGGGAGGCGGAGCCCGGAGGCGAGGTCACCGCCGTCTGGCCCGCACCCGACGCCGACGACACCACCCGGGTGATCATGGAGAAGAAGGGGCTCGCGGAGGGCGAGACCCTGACCGTGTTCGTCGACCCGTACACCGCCGACGTGCGCGGGCAGCTCACCACCGCCGGCGACGCGCTGCCGCTGCGGGCCTGGCTGAGCGAGTTCCACTCCAGCCTCCAGCTGGGCGAGTTCGGCCGGAACTACAGCGAGCTGGCCGCCAGCTGGCTCTGGGTGGTCGCCCTGGGCGGGCTCGCCCTGTGGATCGGTCGCCGGCGCACCCGCCCGGCACGGCTCGTCCTCCCGGACCGGACCGCCACCGGCCGTCGCCGGACCCTGTCCTGGCACGGCACGGTGGGCCTGTGGGCCGCGGCCGGCCTCGTCGTCCTCTCCGCGACCGGCCTGACCTGGTCGAAGTACGCCGGTGAGAACATCGGGCAGCTCCAGGACCGGCTGGGCGGGGCCACCCCGTCCGTCACCGCCACGCTGGACGGCGCCGGGGCCGCCGGCGGGGCGGACGAACACGCCGGGCACGTCATGACCGACGGCATGGAGATGCCCCCGCCCGCGCCGACCGCGGACGTGGGCATCGACAAGGCCGTCGCCGCGGCCAGGGCCGCCGGCGTGACCGAGGACCTGCGCGTGACCCTGCCCGCCCGGGGCAAGGGCTACGTGGTCAAGGAGACGGACAAGCAGGTGCCGGTGCACCTGGACGCCGTCGCCGTGGACCCGGCCGACGGCACGGTCATGGACGAACTGCGCTTCGCGGACCACCCCCTGCTCGCGAAGATGACCCGCTTCGGCATCGACCTGCACATGGGTCTGACCTTCGGCCTCGCCAACCAGGTCGCGCTGGCGGCGCTCGCCGTCGCGGTGATGTTCCTCGTGTTCTGGGGCTACCGCATGTGGTGGATGCGCCGACCCACCAAGGATCGCCGGCTGTCGGTCGGCCGCGCGCAGCCGCGCGGCGCCTGGCGACGGTTGCCCGCGACGACGCTGCTGCCGCTCGCCGCGGTGACGGCGCTGGTGGGCTGGTTCGTGCCGATGCTCGGGATCAGCCTGCTGGTGTTCCTGCTGCTCGACGTCGCGCTGGGATTCCTGGCGCGCCGCCGGGCGGCCTCGGCGACGGGGGCGTAG
- a CDS encoding rhomboid-like protein: MNPLPWSRPLPPGSVAVAYTGGVQLGAHVMERLAPYERERVLRGCSTNVDNLDAGHWGTLLSSALVVEEPMPLPYALLLVAALGYTEYAYGAWWTAAAFLFGHACATLLVHTVLRRTADTETRRALDVGTSYGLNTVLGVLTSALPRGTVRGVARVGLLALAAAPVLRRGRTFTDVGHLVALGVGVGLSLAADRLSGARPRGNVLARTG; the protein is encoded by the coding sequence GTGAATCCACTGCCCTGGTCCCGGCCGCTTCCTCCCGGCTCCGTCGCCGTCGCCTACACCGGCGGGGTCCAGCTCGGGGCCCACGTCATGGAACGCCTGGCCCCGTACGAGCGGGAACGGGTGCTGCGCGGCTGCTCGACCAACGTCGACAACCTCGACGCCGGCCACTGGGGGACGTTGCTGAGCAGTGCCCTCGTCGTCGAGGAGCCGATGCCGCTGCCCTACGCGCTCCTGCTGGTGGCCGCGCTCGGCTACACGGAGTACGCGTACGGGGCGTGGTGGACGGCCGCGGCCTTCCTCTTCGGGCACGCCTGCGCCACCCTGCTCGTCCACACCGTGCTGCGGCGCACCGCGGACACCGAGACCCGGCGTGCGCTGGACGTGGGCACGAGCTACGGGCTGAACACGGTGCTCGGCGTCCTGACCTCCGCGCTGCCGCGCGGGACGGTGCGGGGCGTGGCCCGGGTCGGCCTGTTGGCGCTCGCCGCGGCGCCGGTGCTGAGGCGCGGGCGGACGTTCACCGATGTCGGTCACCTGGTGGCCCTGGGCGTGGGGGTCGGCCTCTCGCTGGCGGCCGATCGTCTCTCCGGGGCGAGGCCGCGCGGGAACGTCCTCGCGCGAACCGGGTGA
- a CDS encoding tyrosine-protein phosphatase, with protein MTATPSTTVANLRDLGGTPLSGGRTVRRGLVLRSGQLDRLDLDADPTVAALGIRTVIDFRSDAERADHPDRLPAGARLLVSDVLADKMRAGVGGVPAAAQLKDLLSDPAVAEEHLGGGKAQAIFAEVYRSFVVSASAQAAYRLLLTEAADPQAGPLLFHCTAGKDRTGWGATVILSLLGADEETLMEEYLSVNPAVKRAFARMIEGFTAAGGDPDIALALIGVFPSYLETALREVGTRYGSMEKYVREGLGVPDETVEALRARLIA; from the coding sequence ATGACCGCCACTCCGTCCACCACCGTCGCCAACCTGCGCGACCTCGGCGGCACCCCGCTCTCAGGCGGCCGCACCGTACGCCGCGGGCTCGTCCTGCGCTCGGGTCAGCTCGACCGGCTCGACCTCGACGCCGACCCGACGGTGGCCGCGCTGGGAATCCGTACGGTCATCGACTTCCGCAGCGACGCCGAGCGGGCCGACCACCCCGACCGGCTGCCGGCCGGGGCGCGCCTGCTGGTCAGCGACGTACTGGCGGACAAGATGCGGGCCGGGGTGGGCGGCGTGCCCGCCGCCGCGCAGCTCAAGGACCTGCTGTCCGATCCGGCCGTGGCCGAGGAGCACCTCGGCGGGGGCAAGGCGCAGGCCATCTTCGCCGAGGTGTACCGGTCGTTCGTGGTCTCCGCGTCCGCGCAGGCGGCGTACCGGCTGCTGCTCACCGAGGCCGCCGACCCGCAGGCGGGCCCGCTGCTGTTCCACTGCACGGCCGGCAAGGACCGTACGGGCTGGGGCGCGACCGTCATCCTGTCGCTGCTCGGCGCCGACGAGGAGACCTTGATGGAGGAGTACCTCTCGGTCAATCCCGCGGTGAAGCGGGCCTTCGCGCGGATGATCGAGGGCTTCACGGCGGCCGGCGGGGACCCGGACATCGCGCTGGCCCTGATCGGGGTGTTCCCCTCCTACCTGGAGACGGCCCTGCGGGAGGTCGGGACGCGGTACGGCTCGATGGAGAAGTACGTGCGCGAGGGCCTCGGCGTCCCCGACGAGACCGTCGAGGCCTTGCGGGCCCGCCTCATCGCCTGA
- a CDS encoding metal-dependent hydrolase, whose protein sequence is MSNTPLAPAPVASEHMDLRARNVSFSWDATPLHWLPGDPFAGHTINVLHLLLPAGERWFVHVYKQVLPLITDERLRADVVGFIGQEAMHAAAHDDVLPHLKRLGLDPTPYTAQVDWLFEKLLGDRTLPPGKARDWWLMERVAMIAAIEHYTAFLGDWVLNAEELDRRGADPMMLDLLRWHGAEEVEHRSVAFDLFMHVDGGYRRRARTWATAFAALAFLWQRGARFFMENDPQLPTAKASLGQFFRSGQQGVLPSTGAMLKSIPTYLSRTYHPSQEGSTAQAEAYLASSPGANGGVRP, encoded by the coding sequence ATGTCTAATACGCCGCTCGCGCCCGCCCCCGTGGCGTCGGAACACATGGACCTCCGGGCGCGGAACGTCTCCTTCTCCTGGGACGCGACCCCGCTCCACTGGCTGCCCGGCGATCCCTTCGCCGGGCACACCATCAACGTGCTGCACCTGCTGCTCCCCGCCGGTGAACGCTGGTTCGTGCACGTCTACAAGCAGGTGCTCCCCCTCATCACGGACGAGCGGCTGCGCGCGGACGTCGTCGGCTTCATCGGCCAGGAGGCCATGCACGCCGCCGCGCACGACGACGTGCTCCCCCACCTCAAGCGGCTGGGTCTGGACCCGACGCCGTACACGGCCCAGGTCGACTGGCTGTTCGAGAAGCTGCTGGGCGACCGTACGCTGCCGCCCGGCAAGGCCCGCGACTGGTGGCTCATGGAGCGGGTCGCGATGATCGCGGCCATCGAGCACTACACGGCGTTCCTGGGCGACTGGGTCCTCAACGCCGAGGAATTGGACCGGCGGGGCGCCGACCCGATGATGCTCGACTTGCTGCGCTGGCACGGTGCGGAGGAGGTGGAGCACCGCTCGGTGGCCTTCGACCTGTTCATGCACGTCGACGGCGGCTACCGGCGCCGGGCCAGGACCTGGGCCACCGCCTTCGCGGCGCTCGCGTTCCTGTGGCAGCGCGGGGCCCGCTTCTTCATGGAGAACGACCCCCAACTACCGACGGCCAAGGCGTCGTTGGGCCAGTTCTTCCGGTCCGGACAACAGGGCGTCCTCCCCTCGACGGGAGCCATGCTGAAGTCGATCCCGACGTACCTCTCCCGGACGTACCACCCCTCGCAGGAAGGTTCCACCGCCCAGGCGGAGGCCTACCTGGCGTCCTCGCCGGGCGCCAACGGCGGGGTGCGGCCGTGA
- a CDS encoding PDR/VanB family oxidoreductase, protein MRRALTLTAVAGAALLTRRALRGRIGRSPLWPLPALETPISGYSPRRTLRALIVARTEPADGVLRLTLESAELPAWTPGAHVDVTLPSGLVRQYSLCGDPADRGRYTIAIRLVEDGRGGSREAHAQLVEGAELELRPPRNRFPLAPAPSYVFVAGGIGITPILPMLRAAEAAGADWTLLYGGRSRATMPFLAELAAYGDRVTVLAQDESGLPDLGPVAAAAPGTLVYCCGPEPLMEAVRAAAPAAVPVHLERFAPTATTGGATHPFTVELSRSGRTVEVAANETTLAAVRRELPNTPYSCEQGFCGTCQHRVLAGEIDHRDELLTDGEREDSMLLCVSRAASDRLVLDL, encoded by the coding sequence GTGAGGCGCGCCCTGACCCTCACCGCCGTCGCGGGCGCCGCCCTGCTGACCCGGCGCGCCCTGCGGGGGCGCATCGGCCGCTCGCCGCTGTGGCCGCTGCCCGCCCTGGAAACCCCCATATCGGGGTACTCGCCGCGCCGGACCCTGCGCGCCCTGATCGTCGCCCGTACCGAACCGGCGGACGGGGTCCTGCGACTGACCCTGGAATCCGCGGAGCTCCCCGCGTGGACCCCGGGGGCGCACGTGGACGTGACGCTGCCCTCGGGTCTGGTGCGGCAGTACTCCCTGTGCGGGGATCCCGCCGACCGGGGCCGCTACACGATCGCGATCCGGCTCGTCGAGGACGGCCGGGGCGGCTCCCGCGAGGCCCACGCGCAGCTCGTGGAGGGCGCGGAGCTGGAACTGCGCCCGCCCCGCAACCGCTTCCCGCTCGCGCCGGCGCCTTCGTACGTCTTCGTGGCCGGCGGCATCGGCATCACCCCGATCCTGCCGATGCTGCGGGCGGCCGAGGCGGCGGGCGCCGACTGGACCCTGCTGTACGGGGGCCGCAGCCGGGCCACGATGCCGTTCCTCGCGGAACTCGCCGCGTACGGGGACCGGGTCACGGTCCTCGCGCAGGACGAGAGCGGCCTGCCCGACCTGGGCCCGGTCGCCGCCGCCGCCCCGGGCACGCTGGTCTACTGCTGCGGGCCCGAACCGCTGATGGAGGCGGTACGAGCCGCGGCCCCGGCCGCCGTACCGGTCCACCTGGAGCGCTTCGCCCCGACCGCGACCACGGGCGGCGCCACGCACCCGTTCACGGTGGAGCTGAGCCGCTCGGGCCGCACCGTCGAGGTCGCCGCGAACGAGACCACCCTGGCGGCGGTCCGACGGGAACTGCCGAACACCCCGTACTCCTGCGAGCAGGGCTTCTGCGGAACCTGCCAACACCGCGTGCTGGCCGGTGAGATCGACCACCGCGACGAGCTCCTCACGGACGGCGAACGCGAGGACTCGATGCTCCTGTGCGTCTCCCGCGCGGCCTCGGACCGCCTGGTCCTGGACCTGTAG
- a CDS encoding TetR/AcrR family transcriptional regulator produces MTTGVRRRMGVEERRQQLIGVALELFSHRSPDDVSIDEIAAAAGISRPLVYHYFPGKLSLYEAALRRAADELAQRFVEPQEGPLGARLLRVMGRFFAFVDDHGPGFSALMRGGPAAGSSRANAMIDEVRQAAYEQIITHLRIEKPPARMELVVRTWVSLAESTALIWLDGRKIPRNELELQLVHDFAALAAVSAAYDEEMAGILVRILADEPADGPFGVLVGRLAAIVPTTVPRSR; encoded by the coding sequence ATGACAACCGGGGTGCGACGCAGGATGGGTGTCGAGGAGCGGCGGCAGCAGCTGATCGGGGTGGCCCTGGAGCTGTTCAGCCACCGGTCGCCCGACGATGTGTCGATCGACGAGATCGCGGCGGCGGCCGGGATATCGAGGCCGCTCGTCTACCACTACTTTCCGGGCAAGCTCAGCCTGTACGAGGCCGCGTTGCGGCGGGCCGCGGATGAACTCGCGCAACGGTTCGTCGAGCCGCAGGAGGGTCCGCTCGGGGCACGGCTGTTGCGGGTCATGGGCCGGTTCTTCGCGTTCGTCGACGACCACGGGCCCGGGTTCTCGGCCCTGATGCGGGGCGGGCCGGCGGCCGGGAGCAGCCGGGCCAACGCGATGATCGACGAGGTCAGGCAGGCCGCGTACGAGCAGATCATCACGCACCTGCGGATCGAGAAGCCGCCCGCGCGGATGGAGCTCGTGGTCCGCACGTGGGTGTCGCTCGCCGAGTCCACGGCGTTGATCTGGCTCGACGGGCGGAAGATCCCCCGCAACGAACTGGAACTCCAGTTGGTGCACGACTTCGCGGCGCTGGCCGCCGTGAGCGCCGCGTACGACGAGGAGATGGCGGGGATCCTGGTGCGCATCCTGGCCGACGAGCCGGCCGACGGGCCGTTCGGGGTGTTGGTCGGGCGGCTGGCGGCGATCGTGCCGACCACGGTTCCGCGCTCACGCTGA
- a CDS encoding GNAT family N-acetyltransferase: MIIDDGMLFRQAVEKDAGTLVKLHDQAARWMRANGIDQWKPGDKDAEHFRARIREGEVWIAEDADGRVVGAYELWWSDEEAWGVQPPVAGYIHRLMIERSAAPAGAGMRILEHAEYRIARTGRERARLDCVSTNPRLLAYYQGAGYRVVGECPSKQGKDGRVYGVILMERRLDV; this comes from the coding sequence GTGATCATTGACGACGGAATGTTGTTCCGGCAGGCCGTGGAGAAGGACGCCGGCACGCTGGTGAAGCTGCACGACCAGGCCGCCCGGTGGATGCGCGCCAACGGGATCGACCAGTGGAAACCGGGTGACAAGGACGCCGAGCACTTCCGGGCCAGGATCCGCGAGGGCGAGGTGTGGATCGCCGAGGACGCCGACGGACGGGTCGTGGGCGCCTACGAGTTGTGGTGGTCCGACGAGGAGGCGTGGGGAGTCCAGCCTCCGGTGGCCGGCTACATCCACCGGCTGATGATCGAGCGGAGCGCCGCGCCCGCCGGAGCCGGTATGCGGATACTCGAACACGCCGAGTACCGGATCGCCCGGACCGGTCGGGAGCGGGCCCGGCTGGACTGCGTGTCCACCAACCCGCGGCTGCTCGCGTACTACCAGGGCGCGGGCTACCGGGTGGTCGGCGAATGCCCCTCGAAGCAGGGCAAGGACGGCCGGGTGTACGGGGTGATCCTGATGGAGCGGCGCCTCGACGTCTGA
- a CDS encoding polysaccharide deacetylase produces the protein MSRVTGAVLGMALAGVLGATGVAQAQGRPSAPAPASGRALASGAVQAPAAVIAEVEAATARQRSLAPNARTVCYAAHVQDVGWQAAVCDGQVAGTTGQGRRMEAVVIATRGVGGVCANAHLADVGWQGWACAGEGAAVTVGTTGQARRMEALGVQVGSGGVGAQAHVATHGWLNTVAGNPVYAGTTGQALRMEAVRIWV, from the coding sequence ATGAGCAGGGTCACGGGCGCCGTGTTGGGCATGGCGTTGGCGGGAGTACTGGGTGCCACGGGCGTGGCGCAGGCCCAGGGCCGGCCGTCGGCGCCGGCCCCGGCGAGCGGCAGGGCGCTCGCGAGCGGCGCCGTACAGGCGCCCGCCGCGGTGATCGCGGAGGTGGAGGCCGCGACGGCCAGGCAGCGGTCGTTGGCGCCGAACGCCCGCACGGTCTGTTACGCCGCGCACGTGCAGGACGTGGGCTGGCAGGCGGCGGTGTGCGACGGCCAGGTGGCCGGGACGACCGGGCAGGGCCGCCGCATGGAGGCCGTGGTGATCGCCACGCGCGGGGTCGGCGGGGTCTGCGCCAACGCGCACCTCGCCGACGTCGGCTGGCAGGGCTGGGCCTGTGCCGGGGAGGGCGCGGCCGTGACGGTGGGCACCACCGGGCAGGCACGCCGGATGGAGGCCCTCGGCGTGCAGGTCGGCTCCGGCGGTGTGGGGGCGCAGGCGCACGTCGCGACCCACGGCTGGCTGAACACGGTGGCGGGGAACCCGGTGTACGCCGGGACCACCGGGCAGGCGCTGCGGATGGAAGCCGTCCGCATCTGGGTCTGA